CGTTGTTGAGATCATAAACAACAGCAAAACGCTTCAATCCCATTTCCTGGCAGGCCAGTTCGGCAATTTTTCTTGCGTTGAAACTGCTGGGGGCCGTCACCCGTAAAAGGTAGTCATCCTTACCGCTGAAAAGGTCGGATTTGCTGGTCGGGCTGATCATCAACTTCTCAGCCTGGTTGACCAGCGGCAGCGTCACAGCAGTCATCGAACTGGTCATGTGTCCGATAATGGCGACAACATCCTCTTTAATGAGTTCGGCAACACCCTGTTTCGCTGCAGTCGGATCCTGTTTGTCATCCTTGACCACAATAACGACATTGCGCCCGTTGATGCCACCCGCCGCATTGACTTCCTCGACCGCCAGCAAGGCCCCATCACGCCCTGAGATACCGAGCCCCGCTACGCGACCGGTCAAACCTCCGACAAAACCGATTTTAATCGGTTTCACCTCGCGCTCGCAACCGAGAACCAGCAGCAAAAGAAACGGCACGAGCATCACGCGTCGAAAGCTCAATCGCAACATGAAATATTCCATCCGAACCCTCCCCTGGATATTTTTTCAGTTAAATCAGGCCAGGTACACCCGCGAAAAAACATCCAAACCAATCGGACCAGCCATTGCAAGAAAAACAATCTGATTATACTATCATAATTCATTGAGAATCTGGAACGTTTCCTTATCCACTGCGAGAGAAACAAAATATTTACAACGACGAATTTATCAGTCTATTCAACCGGCCAGCATTTATACAAAAAAGGGAACGCCGTCTGGCGTTCCCTTGGAATTCTTTTTTCTGATCGTAATCAGGTCTCAAT
The DNA window shown above is from Desulfuromonas sp. and carries:
- a CDS encoding ABC transporter substrate-binding protein — its product is MLVPFLLLLVLGCEREVKPIKIGFVGGLTGRVAGLGISGRDGALLAVEEVNAAGGINGRNVVIVVKDDKQDPTAAKQGVAELIKEDVVAIIGHMTSSMTAVTLPLVNQAEKLMISPTSKSDLFSGKDDYLLRVTAPSSFNARKIAELACQEMGLKRFAVVYDLNN